The DNA segment TTACCATCAAATTCCATATATTCTTTCCATCACGGAAGACCGTTTTAGGGTAGTCTGCATTAGCAAGTTTGGTGAATGTAGGATAGAAATCAAAAGTAGCACTTACCTCATTACAAATTTTTCCTGAAGGAATAAATTGTGGAGACCATGCAATGCAGGGTACACGCATCCCTCCCTCAAAAGTGGTTCCTTTGCCACAGCGTAAAGGACCTGCACTTCCTCCATGGTTTCCATAAATCAGCCAAGGTCCATTATCAGAGGTAAATACAACCAAAGTATTATCGCAAAGTCCAGTCTCTTTAAGTGTATTCAATATTTCTCCGACAGACCAGTCAATCTCTAAAACGGTATCACCATATAACCCTGCCCCTGATTTCCCCTCAAACTTTTTTGATACATAGATAGGCACATGCACCATTGTGTGAGGCAAATATAAAAAGAATTTGTTATCTTTATTTTTCTTGATAAAATTAACGGCTCTTTCTGTGTATTCTGTTGTTAATTTTGACTGGTCAGGATTTGTTTCAATTACTTTTAAATTTTCTATTAATGGTAGTGGTGGTGCATTAGGTTCATCTTCGTCTGGACCCATATCATTAGAATAGGGGATTCCATAATATTCATCAAAGCCATGATTGGTTGGTAGGAACGGTGGTAGATGTCCTAAATGCCACTTACCGTAGCAAGCGGTGTTATATCCCACACCTTTTAATACCTCTGGTAAAGTTAGTTCATTGGGGTTAATTCCTGTTTGTGCTTTGTTTCCGAGAACACGAGGCAAACCAACTCGCTGTGCATAACAACCTGTCATTACAGATGCTCTCGTTGGAGTGCATACAGGTGCGCAAGCATAAAAATCAGTGAAACGAATCCCTTCCTTTGCCATCTGGTCGAGATTAGGTGTGGAATATGAAGTATTCCCATAACAGGATAAGTCCCCATAACCCATGTCGTCCATCAAGATGAGAATAAAGTTCTGTGGGCTTTTATCCTTTGAGGTTCTTTTTACCTTAACCTGCTTCGTTGGTGAAGCATAAGCAGTAGGGCAGGTTAGCAATGCTAACGCTGCCCTTTTTATAAAATCTCTTCTATCCATTCTTCAGTAATGAAATTATTTCTATGTTTAATTTTTAATATTTGTGATATTTATATCAAATAACGATTATGAAAATCCAACGGCTGTGGTTACATAGGCAAAACCTGTATTTACTGGGGCTTTTCCTGGATAGCGAACAAATTCCACATGACCGTCCATATATAATACATTGCAACCACCGGGAATATGATTAAAGCCTTCGGGTGCTGTGGCAACCAAATCAAACATGATGAATACGGAACTCTGAGCTTGAGCATTTGCCGCAGGATTGTTTATATCCGTGATTAGAAACCGTTCAATACCTTCGCGGAGACGATACACGGTTGCTGTTCCCGCATTGCCGTTTGGAGCACCAACATTTTGGTCTTCATCAGATCCTTTCGGAATATCGGGTTCTTGATATGAATATAACCTTGCTGCAAGCAAAACAAATTGAGCAGGACCATTATATGGTGCATATTCAGGGTCAAACAGACCCAAATTTAATAAATCATCTGTATCTTCACAACGGTCTAAAACATACCCTAAATAGGCATAACTCGTATCAATGCGGAACATACCCCTTTCCATGTTATTACACGCCAGATAAAACTCCGATTGATTTGTGATAGGATTTGTTAAGTCACCGGGTTTGGCTTCTGCATCGGATGGGCATAATGTAATGTTTGGATCCGTTAGATATTCGGGGAAGATAGATGGGATGTATGGTCCTACGGCAATCCTTAA comes from the Candidatus Hydrogenedens sp. genome and includes:
- a CDS encoding DUF1559 domain-containing protein, encoding MNKKGFTLIELLVVIAIIGILAAILLPALARAREAARRSSCQNNLKQWGLVLKMYSNEAKGERFPRLCAYYGDLVDCDTPGFPITHTNRLRIAVGPYIPSIFPEYLTDPNITLCPSDAEAKPGDLTNPITNQSEFYLACNNMERGMFRIDTSYAYLGYVLDRCEDTDDLLNLGLFDPEYAPYNGPAQFVLLAARLYSYQEPDIPKGSDEDQNVGAPNGNAGTATVYRLREGIERFLITDINNPAANAQAQSSVFIMFDLVATAPEGFNHIPGGCNVLYMDGHVEFVRYPGKAPVNTGFAYVTTAVGFS
- a CDS encoding sulfatase, with the protein product MDRRDFIKRAALALLTCPTAYASPTKQVKVKRTSKDKSPQNFILILMDDMGYGDLSCYGNTSYSTPNLDQMAKEGIRFTDFYACAPVCTPTRASVMTGCYAQRVGLPRVLGNKAQTGINPNELTLPEVLKGVGYNTACYGKWHLGHLPPFLPTNHGFDEYYGIPYSNDMGPDEDEPNAPPLPLIENLKVIETNPDQSKLTTEYTERAVNFIKKNKDNKFFLYLPHTMVHVPIYVSKKFEGKSGAGLYGDTVLEIDWSVGEILNTLKETGLCDNTLVVFTSDNGPWLIYGNHGGSAGPLRCGKGTTFEGGMRVPCIAWSPQFIPSGKICNEVSATFDFYPTFTKLANADYPKTVFRDGKNIWNLMVKPETNSPHSFFLYYLHDELQAIRQGRWKLHLPHKYQNLDFPGNDGKRGKYKEEKIDLSLFDLQNDISEQTNLADEYPKLVERLKNIALRYDKDLKANIRSCGKA